A genomic window from Diospyros lotus cultivar Yz01 chromosome 2, ASM1463336v1, whole genome shotgun sequence includes:
- the LOC127794029 gene encoding dof zinc finger protein DOF5.6 isoform X1: MGLTSLQVCMDSSDWLQGTIHQVEEAGMDSSSSPSGDMLACPRPLMERRLRPQHDQALKCPRCESTNTKFCYYNNYSLSQPRYFCKTCRRYWTKGGTLRNIPVGGGCRKNKKVSSNSKNNNKSNDHHPSIQNHAGGGASSSCSHSPTDLQLSFPHEVHLSHLTNLLGSHGALTNPSYNAMLENPRPIDFMESKFDALRSHDFMAAGSGELGLMGGLGDHMSHHGLGPNFHALCSPFGMPIDGSPSTGLMLPYEVNDSQNAMDVKPNTKLLSLDWQDQGCSDAGKDSFGYINGLGSWSGLMNGYGASTTNPLV, translated from the exons ATGGGTCTCACTTCTCTGCAAGTCTGCATGGATTCTTCAGATTGGCTTCAG GGCACAATTCATCAGGTGGAGGAGGCAGGCATGGATTCATCTTCTTCCCCGTCGGGAGACATGCTAGCATGCCCAAGACCCTTGATGGAGAGGAGGCTGAGGCCCCAACACGACCAAGCCCTCAAGTGCCCGCGCTGTGAATCCACCAACACCAAGTTCTGCTATTACAACAACTACAGCCTCTCCCAGCCCCGCTACTTCTGCAAGACTTGCCGGAGGTACTGGACCAAAGGAGGCACGCTCCGGAACATTCCCGTCGGCGGCGGCTGCAGAAAGAACAAGAAGGTCTCCTCTAATtccaagaataataataaatccaaCGATCATCATCCGTCGATCCAAAACCATGCTGGAGGCGGTGCTTCATCCAGCTGCTCCCACAGCCCCACTGATCTGCAGCTTTCCTTCCCTCACGAGGTGCATCTTTCCCACCTTACCAACTTGCTGGGGAGCCATGGGGCACTTACAAACCCTAGCTACAATGCCATGCTTGAGAACCCCAGGCCCATTGATTTCATGGAAAGCAAGTTTGACGCTTTGAGAAGCCATGATTTCATGGCTGCTGGTAGTGGTGAGCTGGGTTTGATGGGTGGGCTCGGTGATCACATGAGCCACCATGGGTTGGGACCAAACTTCCATGCCCTTTGCTCTCCGTTTGGAATGCCCATTGACGGGAGCCCTAGCACTGGGCTAATGCTTCCTTATGAAGTAAATGACAGCCAAAACGCCATGGATGTGAAGCCCAACACCAAGCTTTTGTCCCTTGACTGGCAGGATCAAGGCTGTTCTGACGCGGGGAAAGACTCTTTTGGGTACATCAATGGCCTCGGATCGTGGAGTGGCTTGATGAACGGCTATGGAGCATCCACAACAAACCCATTAGTCTAA
- the LOC127794029 gene encoding dof zinc finger protein DOF5.6 isoform X2: MGLTSLQVCMDSSDWLQVEEAGMDSSSSPSGDMLACPRPLMERRLRPQHDQALKCPRCESTNTKFCYYNNYSLSQPRYFCKTCRRYWTKGGTLRNIPVGGGCRKNKKVSSNSKNNNKSNDHHPSIQNHAGGGASSSCSHSPTDLQLSFPHEVHLSHLTNLLGSHGALTNPSYNAMLENPRPIDFMESKFDALRSHDFMAAGSGELGLMGGLGDHMSHHGLGPNFHALCSPFGMPIDGSPSTGLMLPYEVNDSQNAMDVKPNTKLLSLDWQDQGCSDAGKDSFGYINGLGSWSGLMNGYGASTTNPLV, from the exons ATGGGTCTCACTTCTCTGCAAGTCTGCATGGATTCTTCAGATTGGCTTCAG GTGGAGGAGGCAGGCATGGATTCATCTTCTTCCCCGTCGGGAGACATGCTAGCATGCCCAAGACCCTTGATGGAGAGGAGGCTGAGGCCCCAACACGACCAAGCCCTCAAGTGCCCGCGCTGTGAATCCACCAACACCAAGTTCTGCTATTACAACAACTACAGCCTCTCCCAGCCCCGCTACTTCTGCAAGACTTGCCGGAGGTACTGGACCAAAGGAGGCACGCTCCGGAACATTCCCGTCGGCGGCGGCTGCAGAAAGAACAAGAAGGTCTCCTCTAATtccaagaataataataaatccaaCGATCATCATCCGTCGATCCAAAACCATGCTGGAGGCGGTGCTTCATCCAGCTGCTCCCACAGCCCCACTGATCTGCAGCTTTCCTTCCCTCACGAGGTGCATCTTTCCCACCTTACCAACTTGCTGGGGAGCCATGGGGCACTTACAAACCCTAGCTACAATGCCATGCTTGAGAACCCCAGGCCCATTGATTTCATGGAAAGCAAGTTTGACGCTTTGAGAAGCCATGATTTCATGGCTGCTGGTAGTGGTGAGCTGGGTTTGATGGGTGGGCTCGGTGATCACATGAGCCACCATGGGTTGGGACCAAACTTCCATGCCCTTTGCTCTCCGTTTGGAATGCCCATTGACGGGAGCCCTAGCACTGGGCTAATGCTTCCTTATGAAGTAAATGACAGCCAAAACGCCATGGATGTGAAGCCCAACACCAAGCTTTTGTCCCTTGACTGGCAGGATCAAGGCTGTTCTGACGCGGGGAAAGACTCTTTTGGGTACATCAATGGCCTCGGATCGTGGAGTGGCTTGATGAACGGCTATGGAGCATCCACAACAAACCCATTAGTCTAA